Within Topomyia yanbarensis strain Yona2022 chromosome 2, ASM3024719v1, whole genome shotgun sequence, the genomic segment TAACAAATGTTCCGTGTCTTTACTAAAATCATAATTGCCGTTCTCGTCGATCCCTTCGTATCGCTTGCTGTCTCTTACTCCACTAAGGCGCTAATCGTCCGTTCACATTTGTCACAGCAATGCTTGCGAGGTTCGACTTTAACATtgtctccttcaaaatatcagGATAAACCGCCGTCTGCAGTCTCTTGTGTCCAAATATTTGTGTATCTTCTTCGACAAAGCTTCCAAATTCTTCTGGTAGATCATGTGTGTTGAAATCAGCACGACTCCAAAACATAATACGCTTGGATGGTTCACTATCCCGGCCAGCTGTACcagctttcaaataactttCTAAATCCTTCGACGCACCGTAGTGAATGACCGCCTAACATCCGATTTGTCGATTCCCATTCCGAAAGCTATCGTAGCCACAATAATCCGAATGCGGCCTCTAACaaagctgatttttaaattttagttaTGCACTTGATttcaatgtaaacaataaaGTGACAACTCTCACAAATTCACCGCACACTGAGAATAAGTTCGAAAACAAGTTCGAAAGTTGTATAAATATAAGCTGTCTATAAAATTATAATGCTATTCTATAATCGTCTATAAATCTACAAAAACAGTATAATTGTATAATAATTTATAAGTTATTAGAAGTGTCACGCCCCTTGTTGCTACCCTTGGAAGTTCCTCCAACCGATATCCTATAACCGGGAAAAGATACACCGCCGGGAAACGAGCCAATCTATAAGGTTTGAGAGTGCATTGGTTTTGATCGTTTGAGTAGAACTGTTGACAATTAGTTCCGTCATTCAGTCGCGAGTCCCGTATAGTTTCCCAACCGGGCTGGTGTAAATTAACACAGTTGAGTTGCTCCGTTTCTCGAGATGTCAGAAGAACGTGACAATACGAAACCGGAAGGCAATGACAGGCACTGTAAAAGGTGCGACCGTGCCGATGCGGATGACGATATGGTGTGTTGCGATATGTGCGAGTCGTGGATCCATTTCCAGTGCGCCGGTGTCAGCGAATCCATTGCTGAACCGGATAGAAGTTTTAAGTGTAGCAATTGTCTGGCAGACTGGGATGGTGCGTCGAAGTCGGGTGTGTCATTCAACGAGTCATCCGTCAGCAAGAGCAGTCGAGCGTCGCAGAGGTTGCATCTCAGTTTACAACTTCTAGAAGAGCAACGGAAGCTGAAAAAGATGCGTGCGGAAGAAGAAATTAAAACCAGGAAAATGGAAGAAGCAGCCAAATTGAAGGAAATCGAAGAGGAACAGGAATACTTGAAGCAGAGATACGATTTGCTGTTGCAAATCGGCGATGAAAATGATTCGGCAAGTAGGAAAAGCGGGGTCAGTGTCAAAAAGAAGCGCGAAAAGATGGAGAACTGGCTTAATAAGGGAGCACAAGTGGACGAGGTTGGTAAGTTGAAACCAACAGCGTCTGAACAGAAAGCTACCCTGTCAGTACCGGCTGTTAGCAAACAGGATCGCGTAGTAGTAGTACCAACAACAACAATCTCTGTTTCGAACAAGCTTGCTTCCTTGAATTCGGATAAGCTTCATCCTGATCCGACTATTCCAGTTCCTGGTGGGAGTGTCAGTGCTTTGACTAAATCTTTCGAGTCGTTGGTCGTATCGATGCCAGAAAAAGCGACCTCTACAGTTCCAGGAATAACAGGGGATGCAGTAGGTGGAAGTGTAGTCACGTCGGACTTCCACGCgccgacgagtgctgcatcgaCAATCGGGCCCATGTTGACAGTTCCTAAAGTGACTCTTGCAGGAGTTCGAAATTCTCTGGTTTGTCCTGGTACAGCACCGGTTTACTCGTACCCAGGAACGACCGTCACACTGTCGAGTGTAGCCGAGAGGGTTCCGGCGATGCCGTATGTTTCTAGTAGTTTTTATGGAAACCAGGAACAGTATCTGACTACAGTCGCGTACAGTTCGTCACAGTTGCCAACTTCGATTAATACCGATCCACTATATATCGTTCCAAAGAATCCTCTTGTCTCTTCTGCTGGCCAGTGGCAGTATGACGGTGTCGTACCACGGAATCCAATCTTAATACCAAACTCCAGAATTTCAAATAATGTAAATATACACACTGAGTATCCGAATCCGCTTCCACCGACAAGTGTTCCGTATCCCGGGCTGAGGCCGGAAATCGTACCCTCGATAGTACCACCATCTTTAGGATTCCACGGGAATGGGAACAGTCTTTCGGCCAGTGTAGGGCCAAATAGTGCGCAATTAGCAGCTCGACAAGTAATGCCACGCGAATTGCCGAGGTCTAGCGGGGATCCTCAGGATTGGCCTATGTTCCACAGTTCTTTCAAAAACACGACGGAGGTCTGCGGATATTCCGACGCTGAAAATCTAGCCAGATTACAGCGTAGTTTGGGAGGGGCAGCACTGGAAGCAGTTAGAAGTCGCTTACTCCTGCCAGCATCTGTACCCTACGTGATGGAAACGCTACATAAGCTGTATGGTAGACCAGAGATTTTAATAAGTTCTCTTCTGAAGAAGGTGAGAAATGTTCCGCCGCCAAAGTCGGATAACCTGAGCTCGATCGTTGCCTACGGATTGGCAATTCAAAATCTTGTCGATCATATCATTCTGTCTGATCAGCAAGCACATTTGTGGAATCCAATGTTGCTCCAGGAGTTGATCGATAAATTACCCACCTCACTGAAGATGCAATGGGGTACATTCAAGCAAGCGTTTGCGAACGTCAACTTGGCGACATTCAACAGTTTCATGTCGGGATTAGTAAATCTGGCTTCCGAGTTGAGTATCGATGTGAGTTCTGTCCAGAACTACCACCAGCCACAGAGAGCGGAGAAGTCAAAGCCGAAGGAGAAGCTTTTCACTCATGCGAACGAACCACCAAGCGTATCGAAGGAGTTTGCGATAAAAGGACATACGTCAAAAGCGTGCTCCTATTGTGAGGAAGACAGTCATCTGATCCTAAACTGTCCTCGCTTTAAATCATTGGACATCGGAGGCCGATGGAAGGTGATGCGGCAGAAAAACCTATGTCGACTGTGTTTAATCCCGCATAGTAAATGGCCGTGTCGTTCAAAAAAGGAATGCGGGGTAAACGGGTGCCGCGTTCGACATCATATGCTGCTGCATAGTAATCGTAGCGATACTTCCGACGGTTCAAGGTCTGGAGAGATTGTTCACCAAAATCACCATTCTACGAAATCATTTTCACTGTTCCGCTACCTGCCAGTAACACTGTACGGAGACGGGAAACAAGTAGAAACATTCGTATTCTTGGACGATGGGTCGTCATGTACACTACTCGAGGAAGGAATCGCAGCACAGTTGGGCATAGAAGGTGAACCTGATAACCTGTGGTTGAGTTGGACCGGCAAGATTAGCAGGCACGAGAAGACTTCAAAGCGAATGAGCGTGAAAATATCCGGTAATGGACATAGGGAAACGTTTCAACTAGCCAACGTACGCACGGTGCGGGAATTAGGCCTTCCAAGTCAAACGTTGGACTATACAGAGCTGTCGAATACGTACCCGCATCTTCAAGGCCTTCCTGTGGCCAGTTACACCGATGCAAAGCCCGGCATGATCATCGGACTTGAACATGTACGGTTGTTAACAAGTTTGAAGACCCGTGAAGGCAGCAGCAACGAACCAGTAGCAGCTAAGACTCGGCTTGGTTGGTGCGTGTACGGGAGAAATAACGGAACTGAAGGTTCAATTGAACAAGTGCACGTCCATACTTGCGGAGAGATAACGAATAGCGACCTACACGATTCAATGCGAAAGTTCTTCGCAGTTGAAGATGCTGCTTCCGTGCAGCAGTTGGAATCCGAGGAGGACAAGCGAGCACGCAGTATTCTTGAGGCAACTACGGTACGAAAGGGAAGTCGAATGGAGACGGGTTTGCTTTGGCGAAAAGAAGACGTGAACTTCCCGGATAGCTACCAAATGGCGATCAGCCGTTTGAAAGGTTTGGAGAAACGACTGGCGAAAGATCCCGAGCTGCGTAAGAAAGTCAACGAGCAAATTGAGAGCTACGAACAGAAGCAGTACGTCTGCAAAGTATCATCGGCAGAGATGGCGAACGCAAACCCTCGGCGAGTGTGGTACCTCCCGTTAGGGGTGGTGACGAATCCCAAGAAACCAAACAAAATCCGACTGGTGTGGGATGCGGCCGCGAAGGCTTGTGGAGTTGCTTTCAACGACATGCTTCTCAAGGGCCCGGATCTACTCGTATCGCTAGTGAACGTCTTGTTGCGATTCAGGGAAGGCAAGATAGCAGTATGCTCCGATATCCGAGAGATGTTCCTGAGAATTCTTATCCGGGAGGAAGACAAGTGGTCACAGTGCTTTGTATGGCGTAGCTGTCCGTCGGATGAAGTTCAGATATACACAATCAACGTCGCTATGTTCGGGGCAACCAGTTCCCCGTGCACGGCTCAGTTCGTGAAGAACAAAAATGCTCTCGAATACGCGCAATCATACCCCAGAGCGGTAAACGCAATCATCTACAACCATTACGTGGATGATTTCCTTGACAGTGTCAACTCGGTAGAAGAAGCAGTACAGCTTGTCAAACAAGTGCAGTTTATCCACGCAGCAGCGGGGTtcgaattcggcaaaattatgtCCAACTCGCAGGAGGTTCTTGATCGTCTTGGGGAAACTAGTTCGCCGGACAGTAAGTCACTAGTATTGGACAACGATCACACGTATGAGCGCGTCTTAGGTGTAGTGTGGGTTCCATCAGCGGATCACTTCACCTTCGACCGATATGGGGTCGTAGACGTTTTGGGCAGTGACCAAACAGTTCCAACGAAGAGACAGGTGCTACGAATCGTGATGAAGCTGATGAACCCTTTGGGATTTGTGGCGCATTTCGTAGTACAGGGAAAAATCTTAATGCAAGAGATTTGGAGAACGGGAACAAATTGGGACGAGCCCATATCAGAGCAACTGTATGATCTGTGGAGTAGGTGGATCGAGCTGTACGAGACGATTGATGAAGTGCAAGTACCGCGTTGCTTCTTCGAGAATTCTACAACGCCAGAGGTGGACGAAATCGAGATTCACGTGTTCACGGATGCTAGCGTAGCGGCATGCGCGTGTGTAGTGTATCTGAGGATGGCAAACAGCGGCGGTAGTTGGTGTTCGCTAGTAGCAGCAAAAACTAAAGTCGCACCACTTCGTGCGCTCTCCATCCCGCGCTTGGAGCTACAAGCTGCTATGATGGGAGCACGATTGCTGCACAACGTTTGTTCGGCACTCACTCTCAACATACATAAACGCTACCTGTGGACGGACTCCAGTACAGTTCTGGCGTGGCTTCGCTCGGACAGTCGCCGATATCACCAGTTCGTCTCATTCCGAGTCGGCGAAATTCTTTCACTCACCAGCGTAGATGAGTGGTACCACGTACCTTCGAAGCTCAACGTAGCGGATGATGCCACCAAGTGGAATTCAGGACCATCGTTTGATCCGAATAGTCGCTGGTTTCAAGGCGGGTTCCTACGAAATGCGAAAGACCAGTGGCCAAAGCAATCAAACAAGGTAGATGAAGTAGATGCGTCAATCGAAGAAATACAAATGGTAGCTGTACATCTGACGTCGGAGGAGATCGTAGACATCGAACGCTTTTCAAATTGGAATCGTTTAGTTCGAACGATGGCCTACGTTCATCGGGCGATAAGAAGCTGGAAGCAGATTGGGAATAGTAAACACCGAAGACAAAATCCAGATCAAGAGGATTTCGTAAAGGCAGAAGAAACCCTTTGGCGTCAGGCTCAATCGCAGGCATACAGTGAAGAGATTCATCAACTAAAAATCGATGGCAGCGTTGACAAACGGAGTTCACTGCGTTCGCTGCTCCCTTTTTCCGACGAGCACGGAGTCATGCGGGTACGAGGTCGGATTGGAAACGCGCCGCATATTCCGTACGCGGCAAAGTATCCCGTAGTATTGCCGAGGGAACATCGCATAACTTTTCTTCTGGTGAATTACTACCACCAACGGTTCCTTCACGCCAACGGAGAAACTGTGTACAACGAACTACGCCAGAAGTTTTACATTCCGAAGCTTCGAATGCTAATACGTAAAGTTGGCAGGAGTTGTCAGTACTGTAAGGTACAGAAAGCTGTTCCAGTGCCGCCGCAGATGGCGCCACTTCCGAAGGAACGCCTAACCCCATTCGTCCGGCCGTTCACGTACGTTGGCGTCGACTACATGGGGCCCTTCGAAGTCAAAGTCGGCCGCAGTCTGGTGAAAAGATGGATCTGCTTGTTTACCTGTCTTACGGTACGGGCGGTTCATCTGGAGCTAGCACACAGTCTTTCAACATCGTCCTGCGTGATGGCCTTTAGGAGATTCGTGGCCCGACGGGGTGCGCCGCTGGAGGTTTTCTCCGATAATGGCACTAACTTTGTCGGAGCCAATCGCCAGCTGTCGGAAGAAAAACAGAAACTTGAAGAGATCGTCGTAGACTGCGCCAACACATTCACCAACGCACACACTCAGTGGCACTTCAACGTTCCTGCAGCCCCGCACATGGGGGGACCCTGGGAGCGCATGGTCAAGTCAGTGAAAGTCGCAATGAAAGCTGTTTCTGACAGTCCCCGTCATCCTAGCGACGAAGTATTAGAAACGATCATGCTGGAGGCCGAAGGTATTGTGAATTCGCGACCGTTAACCTATGTTCCCCTGGAAGCTGCAGATCAGGAGGCACTCACACCAAACCACTTCCTGTTACATGGGTCGAACGGAATCAAGCAACCAGCAAGCGAACCTGCGATCACAGGAAACGTTCTTCGGGACAGCTGGAAGCTGGCCCAGCACATTGGAAACGAATTCTGGCGAAGGTGGATCCGGGAATATCTCCCAATGTTGACACGGCGGGTGAAATGGTTCGATACCGTGAAGCCCCTGGAACCTGGCGATCTAGTCGTCATAGTCGACGAACATGCGAGGAACCGCTGGGAACGAGGACGCATCCTGGAAACCTTCCCGGATAAGTCCGGACAGGTGAGACGCGCAACAGTACAGACTAATAGAGGTGTGTTCGAGAGACCTGCTGTAAAGCTCGCTGTTCTGGACGTCGTAAGCTGTAACCAGAAGTCGGATGAAGCCGCTGCGGGACCGGTAATGGTTCACGGGTCGGGGGATGTCGCCGATACCCCTTGTTATGGCGCGTCACTGGTGAACCATATGTCCTATCCCTCGCTAACCTAACATCACGACCAGGCAGTGCGAGCGCTTTGACAGATGATCAACATAATTAGTCAGCAGAATTGATAGCGAAGTGACAAAAGTAATCCAACTCACGTTTTTCCGTACAATCACAGTTCTGTCGCGAGTTGTAATTAAATTAATAGTAGTTATTATACGTTGCACTATATTAGCCACACAAGTGGAAACCTAATTAAAAAGCAGAGACTAGAAAGTGAATTCAGGTATGAAATTACAAACTAATACTTACCTAGATTTATTACTTACCACTAAAACCTAACCTAAACTTACCGTTAACCTTTGTAGAATACACTGGAGTATccttccactgtaaaacaggaACCTGAAAAGATAGGGAAACACTGTAAATGCAAGCAAACACACATACAAATACTTACCAATTACCactaatgaaattcaataaattacagCCTTTTAGCTGTGCAGTAATCAACTAAAAGAACGGTGTTTGTTCCGACTTCGGGAACATTTTTACCTCtggtgtctagtgtaattatggcgtaaattACGTCAAGAATTCGTtgcacattgtttttttttcaccgtaa encodes:
- the LOC131683862 gene encoding uncharacterized protein LOC131683862, encoding MQEIWRTGTNWDEPISEQLYDLWSRWIELYETIDEVQVPRCFFENSTTPEVDEIEIHVFTDASVAACACVVYLRMANSGGSWCSLVAAKTKVAPLRALSIPRLELQAAMMGARLLHNVCSALTLNIHKRYLWTDSSTVLAWLRSDSRRYHQFVSFRVGEILSLTSVDEWYHVPSKLNVADDATKWNSGPSFDPNSRWFQGGFLRNAKDQWPKQSNKVDEVDASIEEIQMVAVHLTSEEIVDIERFSNWNRLVRTMAYVHRAIRSWKQIGNSKHRRQNPDQEDFVKAEETLWRQAQSQAYSEEIHQLKIDGSVDKRSSLRSLLPFSDEHGVMRVRGRIGNAPHIPYAAKYPVVLPREHRITFLLVNYYHQRFLHANGETVYNELRQKFYIPKLRMLIRKVGRSCQYCKVQKAVPVPPQMAPLPKERLTPFVRPFTYVGVDYMGPFEVKVGRSLVKRWICLFTCLTVRAVHLELAHSLSTSSCVMAFRRFVARRGAPLEVFSDNGTNFVGANRQLSEEKQKLEEIVVDCANTFTNAHTQWHFNVPAAPHMGGPWERMVKSVKVAMKAVSDSPRHPSDEVLETIMLEAEGIVNSRPLTYVPLEAADQEALTPNHFLLHGSNGIKQPASEPAITGNVLRDSWKLAQHIGNEFWRRWIREYLPMLTRRVKWFDTVKPLEPGDLVVIVDEHARNRWERGRILETFPDKSGQVRRATVQTNRGVFERPAVKLAVLDVVSCNQKSDEAAAGPVMVHGSGDVADTPCYGASLVNHMSYPSLT